The sequence below is a genomic window from Phenylobacterium immobile (ATCC 35973).
TGCGGCCTCAGATCATGCCGGCGTGGTCCCGGGCGCCAACGCCCCCAGCATGATCTCCGCCTTCGCGTCCGCCGACCACTTCCGACGTCCGCCAACGCCCGTGATCACCTCCAGCCGCCGCACCACAATCGGCCTAGGGTCGTGCGTATGGTCAAACGTAGACATGTGCGGATCTCGTCCCTCGTCGAGATCGCCATTCTCACCGCTTCGCTTCAGACCCGGTAGGTGCGCCTCACGGCGCCGCTTACGGAAGGCGCACGGCTTGCGGCCCCATCGCACGCGCGCCTTCAAACTCTGCAACGACCCGAAGTTCCGAAGTTCGCCGAGAAGGGGTGACTACACGAAAGTGACGTATCTGCACGCTAAGGGCGAACAAATCCGGTACGATGCCAGCAGATGCTATTCGCAGGCTTTCCTGCCCCTTTTATGTGGTGCCGCCCTACGGGCGCCGATATGGGAGGGCGGCAATCCGATTGACCAACGATCGAGGTAGAACCCTGCTCGCCAAATATGTGAGCTGGTTGCCCATCCCCGGTATGGCGAAGGATTGCCGATAAACCAGAGCGTGGACTGCATGGGCCGCGCACCGGTCAACGTCCATCAAACCCAACCTCCCCCACTTCAAATCGCTGAGGGCAGCCATGTCTGTGTCGATTCCACCGGGTGCAAAAGATCCAACACTCACTCCCGTCCCGGCAAGCTCCACGGAAAGCGCTCGCATGAGGGTGCTCACATAGGCTTTCGACGCGCCGTAGACCGCTTGGAAGGGCACGGATGTTTCGCCCGCCAGGCTCGACACGGCGATTACTGAGGATTCAAACGGCTGCTCCCTGAAAATCGCAATCAGGCGAGCCAGCAAATCCGTGAAACCGAGTATGTTTGTTTCAATTACCTCGGCATAAGTGTCGGCACGGCCTGCATCAAATGAACCAACGCTCGTCATTCCGGCAACCAACAAAGCGGCTGTTACTTGCAATTCTGCAACCTTAGCCGCGATTTTCTCCCTGCCCTCGATTTCACGTTGATCAGCCACTATAATCTCGCACGGCACATTGAACCGCTCGTCAATTTCGGTCTGTAGCTCCCGCAAGTTGTCGAGCCTTCGTCCAACAATCAGGGGCTTGGCCTGGTACGATGCCGCCAAGCGGAGGGCGGACGCTCTGCCCAAACCGGTCGAAGCCCCTGTGACCAGCACCCACGAGTTCTTGATCGCCAGCGGTTTCACGCGTTTTCCAGAGCCTTGTATAGGGCGGTTTTGCCGATCTTGAGCCGGGCCGCCGCCTCACGAACAGTGAGGCCCGCTGCGATATGCGCCCGCGCTTTACGTAGTTTGTCGG
It includes:
- a CDS encoding SDR family NAD(P)-dependent oxidoreductase translates to MKPLAIKNSWVLVTGASTGLGRASALRLAASYQAKPLIVGRRLDNLRELQTEIDERFNVPCEIIVADQREIEGREKIAAKVAELQVTAALLVAGMTSVGSFDAGRADTYAEVIETNILGFTDLLARLIAIFREQPFESSVIAVSSLAGETSVPFQAVYGASKAYVSTLMRALSVELAGTGVSVGSFAPGGIDTDMAALSDLKWGRLGLMDVDRCAAHAVHALVYRQSFAIPGMGNQLTYLASRVLPRSLVNRIAALPYRRP